One region of Miscanthus floridulus cultivar M001 chromosome 19, ASM1932011v1, whole genome shotgun sequence genomic DNA includes:
- the LOC136526289 gene encoding uncharacterized protein, protein MKQAGEEAPTPHEAEALEPGEAEAPSIAEATESEAEAIRTSEAEVADAGPPRTNEAEVAEAGAPGTTEAEAAEAGLEMEASRVTEASWVEVQNWRVKAEGLEKEVTRGAEASVAVQAVLEAKIREHNVLQSAACTTCEALERALAVVSSHYAGINLEAVSDGYVVSEDDEKAEEEVMKLVEAAEAPSTTLASLFEEEVVPPTPTADASDPEF, encoded by the exons atgaagcaagcgggggaggaggcgcctacgccCCACGAGGCCGAGGCCCTCGAGCCAGGTGAAGCCGAGGCGCCCTcaatcgctgaggccaccgagagTGAGGCCGAGGCCATTAGGAcctccgaggccgaggtggcggacgcCGGGCCTCCCAGGACCAACGAGGCTGAGGTGGCGGAAGCTGGAGCtcctgggaccaccgaggccgaggcagCGGAGGCCG GACTAGAGATGGAGGCTTCTAGGGTGACCGAGGCCTCTTGGGTTGAGGTCCAGAACTGGAGGGTGAAAGCTGAAG ggttggagaaggaggtcacccgagGAGCTGAGGCCTCCGTTGCAGTGCAGGCAGTGCTCGAGGCCAAGATCCGGGAGCACAACGTGCTGCAGAGCGCCGCCTGTaccacctgcgaggccttggag CGCGccttggccgtcgtctcctcgcactatgctggcatcaacctcgaggccgtcagcgaTGGTTACGTCGTGTCTGAGGATGacgagaaggccgaggaggaggtcatgaagctggtggaggcggctgaggcccctagcACGACACTAGCCAgtctgttcgaagaggaggtggttcctcccacgccgaccgccgacgctagcgaccctgagttttga